In Zingiber officinale cultivar Zhangliang chromosome 3A, Zo_v1.1, whole genome shotgun sequence, the DNA window GAACCAAAGAATGGTACTTCTTCACTCCGAGAGACCGCAAGTACCAGAACGGGTCGAGGCCCAACAGGGCCGCTGGAAGAGGGTACTGGAAAGCCACCGGCGCCGACAAGCCGATATCGGTGCCGGGAAGCCGTCGGCCTATCGGCATAAAGAAAGCTTTGGTGTTCTACCACGGCAAAGCTCCGAGAGGCGTCAAGACGGATTGGATCATGCATGAGTACCGCCTCGCCGACGTCGATCGATCCGCCAACAACAACAAGGGCAATCTGAGAGTAAGTCCCATGCACGGCCGCCTCACTAAATCATAAAATTATAACAACTAACCAAAGAAAATCCATCACTGCAGTTGGATGATTGCGTCTTGTGTCGCTTGTACAACAAAAAGAACAACTGGGAGAAGAAGACGCAACAGAACAGGAAGCCCGCCGATTCCTTTGACACGAATGGTGACGAAAGGTCAGACAGTACTGCGTGGAGTGCTAAAGGTTCCGACGACGTCGAGCATAATTCTGGCGCCGGCGGCTTTCAGGAGGTGGATGCTGTGAAAGAAGAGGAGGATTGGTTCATGGGCTTGGATCTGGATGACTTCCAGAGCACCATGGACGCAATTGGATTTGAACCTGCATCAGTTGTCAGTATCTCAAACCAGGATTACTTCAATCCGGATGTCAAGTATCTGGAGCAGATCCAATCAAACAAGCAGCTGTTCTGGAATTAGATTTATTCCTCTGTAGATAGTAGGAGGAAGATATACCAGAATAGGATGAAAAGAACAACTCTAAACGTGCCAGTTGCAGAAGGTTATAAACGTATCTCCAAGAAGAGACCAGAATAGGATTCTTTGTGTTTGTTCTTCAAATTTTGGAACAGAGATACTCTAACATGAAGGGGTGAAACTGATCCCTTACTAGCAGAttgatgattttttatttattaatttgattGTAAAAGGAGTTTGGGGATGGTCACTCCCCTGTGCTCTGTCACCTCTAATTATGATATAGATATAGAAACGCTCAGATATTTGTTGTTGTGTTGTGGCTGTCGATCTATAAGCAACGTGTGTTAGAAAACCCAGAAACGGTAAAGGAAAAGTGTTTTCTCGAGTCGGGTCAGTTGGATAAGCTGGTCAAGTTGAGCGAAGTAGGTCAGGTGCTCAACTTGAGCAACCTGACTTATATGCTTTGGGATGGTCTAGTAGTTAGCGCATGAGATACTACCAACTTAAGATCTGGAGTTCGAATATTAGTATAACCGAAGTAAATGTCTCCCTCATGCATCAACCACTATTCCAAGGGCTAATAGTCACCTATGATTTACCTTCTCTGTGTGTTAATCCTTGGACGGATTGACAAGGGGAGCAATCGAATCACCTTTTACCAACTTGGCCAATATATCCACAAAAGCTCTGAGATCAAATCAGTGTTTTGTTAGTTGAAAATGTAAAAATTAATGTCAAAGAAAAAGAGTCGCCGTCTTTATTTTTGTGAATCAAAAGATAAAAGGTACAAGGTCTTATATAattaattacaagaaaaaagtCTAAAAAAAGAGtctaaagaaaaaaaatcctaaactgaaaaggtaaaagactaaattgtcctcaaggctataaacaaataattctattaaattatataatctaacatccccccTCAAACTCACAATGTTATAgccagaagcattgagagtttgtcagataaaaatCGGAAACGTGAAGCGGAGTGagccttggtaaacatatcaacTATATGTAGTGAGGAAGAAACAAAAGGTAGTGTGATAGTGTCAAGCTGTAGAGGATGACGAGTAAAATGACAATCTATCTTAATATGCTTCGGTCTCTCATGAAAAACCGTATTGCGTGCAATCTGAAtggcactctgattatcacaatgaaGAGCAGTAGGTTTTTGAAGAAAAACTCCTATATCTGCAAgcaaccaacgtagccaaacaatctCACAAGTGGCAGTAGCCATGAtacgatactcagcttctgtggaggatctagaaataacatcttgcaTCTTGCTCTTCCAAGACATAAGAGAATCTCCAAGAAAATACAGAAGTCAGTGGTCGACTTACTATCCGTAAGATCACCCGCCCAATCAGCATCAGAATATGCACAaagtgttgggacctttgtgcccgctagaggggggtgaatagcgtttcgtcgcatttgtcggttgcttcgtcttgataatgtgcagcggaaataaacacaagacacacacaacgctaacactacggatttacttagtatccacctcaagaagaggtgattaatccaagggtccacacgacacgctcactccactaatgaaaacctccttctcggtcgcagccggaggcggagaagcctcgtacagtattcacacacaaacacaaacacgaacaCGAGAAGaataaacaaaaatacaatgtaatacacccttcttcttgcttactcgtgcttgtcgtcgcctcttgaaccttggagaaactccccaagtgccttcaagaactggcgtgagtagaTCAAAGAAGCTTGTTGTGAATCGCTGAAGAACGACGCAAAAGATCTACTGATAAACCGCTCCGCCTGGGCTTTATACAAtggctccaatcgattgaattcatccccaatcgattgccacgtcacatccggacaatcccagccgtccactACCTGGAACCCgggcaacggtcacttcccaatcgatcgatcgatcgattgggattgcctgaattgatcggtcgatcgattcaggaccattctgtgttctcgcgatcgcgcgagaactcttgctgcccaatcgatccgtcgatcgattggcagctcccaatcgatcgcccgatcgattggcagctcccaatcgatcgcccgatcgattgggaaagcctctgtgctcaagatttcacctcccaatcgatcgatcgattgggccgtCCCAccatcgcagcacactccaatcgatcaactgatcgattggacagtggttcaatcgatcgaccgatcgattgaacatcctggacttgactcaacctcaggtccaaagtctccaacccaactcttggtcaaccgtgacctgttgggtctctatGCCTAGCATTTGACCATACCCGACCAACCTtgaacttgttggttgctactcggaaaacctagaggttccactgtacaaaattttgtacaaaggtctgaaccttttcctagctaccatgtgttcttttaaattaaattttggatcgcctgcggaacttaacacgtttgatccaaaacttaatctatttattcttttaggttttgacttggatctcctgcggaacttaacacgttcgaaccaagtctccttaagttattaattccattaaatattaatttccataaaaggttcccagtactgacgtggcgaggcacatggccttcttggatatgggagcaaccaccaccgactagacaaaacctttaatagaaagctaatatttaatttcctaaaataactttaggttaaccaaagagaacaatcaaatcacaaggaaaagaaagaaaacaaaagaacacaacatcgaaaaacatattcgaaatactagaacgtaagcctcttgtatttggtattatttccataaataactagcatgatgcggaaataaaaattactagttataccttgtagaaaaacctcttgatcttctaccgtattcctcttctaacctcggacgttgtatgggcaacgatcttccgagacgagaaaccaccaatcaccttcttctcctcctagctaggttcggccaacaaagaggaagcttcaccaaggaagaaaatcaaaatactaaccaagctccaagagatgctagctttctctccttcttcttcttcttctccgagtagtatccggccaccacaagagctccaaggaagggagagaggttcagccaccacaagaggaagagagggagaggatggccggccacaccaaggaacaaaagagggagagaaaataatagaggttgtgtctaatgaaggcaccctcaccccttcttttatattccttggcctaggcaaattaggaaatttaattacaataaaatttcctcaatttccttgacatgatttaatttagaaaaataaaataaattttccaaatcaatcttcaatggccggccacatcattggagaacaaattggacaagttttaatcaacaattaaaacttcctaatttgtttccggaaattttaaaaaataaaatttctctttaaaatctcttcatggttgataaaaggaaatttctataattttaattttatcaacatgtgaataatttttaaagaaaaaataaaacatctctccaatctacaaataaggaaagagatctaatctctttctttaatcttttataaatcttttacaagagagatattttaattttaattctctttaaattatatcttccacataataaaaattaaaattaaaatccttttaatttaatttggccggcccccactagcttgggttcaagctaggttcggtcaccccaatttatacctaggccggccctagcttggttcccaagctagcttggtcggccccctttgggtgggtatagaaggtgggtataggtgggtatattactctacaaataagaggctacgatagggaccgagaggaggaattggttttggtctcccgataaaattaagcatcccgtgtttgcccgaacacacaacttaattttatcaatgataattcattccactagagaactattattgaactaccgcaccaatcccaaattacatttttgggctccttcttattatgagtgtgttagtctccctgtgtttaagatatcgaatgtccactaattaagtgagttactgacaactcatttaattaatatcttagtccaagagtagtaccactcaaccttattgtcatgtcggactaagtccacctgcagggtttaacatgacaatctttatgagctcctcttgaggacattatcaacctagtatctctaggacacagtttccttctataatcaacaacacacactataagtgataccatttcccaacttatcgggtttattgattcaacgaactaaatctcacccattgataaattaaagaaataaatatcaaatatatgtgcttgttattatattaggattaagagcacacacttccataataactgaggtctttgttcctttataaagtcagtataaaagaaacgacctcaaatggtcctactcaatacactctgagtgtactagtgtaattatatagtcaagataaactaatacctaattacactacgaccttctaatggtttgttccttttccattttggtcgtgagctactgtttataatttataaggtactgataacatcatcttctgtatgtgacaccacatactatgttatctacaatataaattaaatgaacaactacaaacaaatgtagacaattagaccaaatgtgattctttattcataataaatgtttacaaagcttaggctttcagtatacattccaacaatctcccacttatactaatgactaagctgccatatcttctaccatacatctgattcccattccctccacatgccgatcgaaagctttcgccggaagggccttagtgaaaggatctgccaggttatccgctgatgcaatcttggcgatgacaacttctcctcgcttcacaatatc includes these proteins:
- the LOC122051848 gene encoding NAC domain-containing protein 68-like; this translates as MNTTTLMATRRDAEAELNLPPGFRFYPTDEELVVDYLVRKATGQRLHVPIIAEVDLYKLDPWDLPEMALFGTKEWYFFTPRDRKYQNGSRPNRAAGRGYWKATGADKPISVPGSRRPIGIKKALVFYHGKAPRGVKTDWIMHEYRLADVDRSANNNKGNLRLDDCVLCRLYNKKNNWEKKTQQNRKPADSFDTNGDERSDSTAWSAKGSDDVEHNSGAGGFQEVDAVKEEEDWFMGLDLDDFQSTMDAIGFEPASVVSISNQDYFNPDVKYLEQIQSNKQLFWN